The Populus alba chromosome 6, ASM523922v2, whole genome shotgun sequence genomic interval CCACTcacgattttattttattttaagatgaaaagaaaatcaaacaagGTATTGAATGTAAAACCTGAAATCAGGACAAGTATTATTCATTTATGGAGAATATAGACATTAAGAGTGAATCAGTTGCACACAGCATGACAGCTACAAGAGAGCTCTAATAAAGGCTTAGATTTCAAGTAGACTTGTGCAGTAAGGGCCaggaaagaaagggaaaaaaaaaaaagcaacagtATACACATCACAGTGGTTGCTACCATGAGCAAATAAATCAGGTTATAACAATAATCACACTGGGAAAGAGAAACTAACAAAAGACTATGATTTACAATCACAAGAAGGCTAAAATTGCCCACAGTTTTGTCTTATAGCAATCTGGTAGGCAGCGAGTTACCCTATTTGGTATGCAGTTCGTCTATGTGAGCCTGTTGCGGTCACCCATGTGTTTCCACAAAAGAAATTACGGGCTCCAACAACAATTGCAATCTGGAATACAGAAAAGAGTCGGCATGTTACATGTCAGATTCAGAAAGACAGCAAAAATCCCACTTGCAATGAGCATACCTCAAGACCAAGTTGGCAAGCCATTGCAACTTCTCTTGCAATCAATGTCATCacctaacaataaaaaattatcaatttaatttcagcttcaattcaaaagaaaatagaaaaataatatacagaCAATTTGGTGCATTTACTAGAGAGAGTGATGTGGGAAGCAGTCTCTCCTATATAATCCCAAGTTTAATAAGATGCAAGAGGGCACAATTAACCTTTGGGTCAATGTTGTTAGGACCAGTGCCAGCAAGAGCAACACCGCTAATTTTCAAGATTACTCTCCGCCATCTGGTTTTAGACATAGATTTGGGCATCATGTTATTTGTCTGACCTGCAGGACTAGCTATTGTGTTTGCATATCTGCCAAAAAcaaatgtaaataaatatataagaagaTTGCAACAAGAACACATTATAAAGAATGGAATAGCTAACAAAAATAGCAACTGTTGAGGCGCATCTTCAAGCAACAGAAGAAGATAATAACTTGCTCAGTTGTTCCAAACCCAAAACACCATTTTCACTTGAATCAAAGAGGGCAAGTAACCATTAACTATATAGCTGCATATCTCACTCagtttaatagtaataatattgtTAGTTAATGATTTTCCTTGCTGACGCAGCTactacaaacaaaaacaaagatttgTGATACAACTTAAGAAACTACGTTGGATAATCTCAGACTCCGAAACTAATTCATCGGACAGAACATCTAACACAAATCTTGTTTCAACATTAAACCTTACTAAAAACAGTAGTAGCATAGCATTAGCATAGAAAAATATACCTCTTGGATTGCCTAGATACGCTAGCAGAAGAAGCGCCACCCCCACCGCCGCCATTATCCTCGTCAGCAGGGGCAGGGGCAGGAGGGGCAACCTTGATGGGCAAGGAATTCCCAACAATGTCCTCCATTTTTTGAAACCATGGCCAATGACTAGTCGAAATACTACCAGTAGTAATCCTATGCCTCTCCAGTTTATACCTCTTCTTCAAATTATCAACTTTATTCTTGCACTGCTCCACACTCTTACCCTGTTTCACCATCGCCGCCACCTCCTCCCAATCTCTCCCTCTTAAATTCCCTCTACTCAGCTGTGTAAATTTCTCCATGTACGCGTCCAACAAGCATCCGATTGCCACGTCACTCCACTCTTCTCGATCCTTCCTGTACTCTCCTCCACCGGATCTTCCTCTCTTGTAAATGTTGTACGGAGTCTCTCCTCCATCGATTTCACCTTCTCGTTCGCTTCTCTTTGATGTCTCATTGTCGCTGTAAGGATTCACGTCTGCGAAAGCTGAATCTGTCTCGTTATTATCCTGTCTGTCTTCTTCGCCGTCCAGAGGAAGGACCGACTCGGGAGGCGCGTGGATCGGAGTTGATTTCGTTGGGTATCGGTAGGGGTGGTGGATGATGTGATGATGGTGGTTATCATCGCCGAGGAGAGAGAAATCCTCGTCACAGGAAGACGCCATGAAATGGAAGGGACGTTACAGTCAGGGTTACGGGAACGACGACGTTAGGAAGAAGAATGAAGCCGTTTGAGGAAAAGGAGAGGGAGGTGGTTTAACGGAAGGGGAGAATCGTGAGTTTAGGAGGGATGGGCCGTCACGGGCTCTGACGGACCCGTTAAGTAATGGAGAAATGTGTGTGGGACCTTAGTTCCGTAACTTTTAAAATGTTACCAAAGCTTAGTCTCTGATCTATATCCTCGTTCTCAATTAGATCCAGAACCTGTATATTTTTCCAATTTAGTCCtaattgtttcaaaaaaat includes:
- the LOC118048197 gene encoding uncharacterized protein isoform X1, whose amino-acid sequence is MASSCDEDFSLLGDDNHHHHIIHHPYRYPTKSTPIHAPPESVLPLDGEEDRQDNNETDSAFADVNPYSDNETSKRSEREGEIDGGETPYNIYKRGRSGGGEYRKDREEWSDVAIGCLLDAYMEKFTQLSRGNLRGRDWEEVAAMVKQGKSVEQCKNKVDNLKKRYKLERHRITTGSISTSHWPWFQKMEDIVGNSLPIKVAPPAPAPADEDNGGGGGGASSASVSRQSKRYANTIASPAGQTNNMMPKSMSKTRWRRVILKISGVALAGTGPNNIDPKVMTLIAREVAMACQLGLEIAIVVGARNFFCGNTWVTATGSHRRTAYQIGMMASVMNSLLLQSALEKTGVQTRVQTAFAMQEVSEPYSRQRAIRHLEKGRVVIFGGIGAGTGNPLFSTDTAAAVQASEIHAEAVLKGTNVDGVYDCHSPDSNFIFEHISIRDLVSRGATSMDMMALTFCEENNIPVVVFNLLEPGNISKALCGEQVGTLIDQTGRIG
- the LOC118048197 gene encoding uncharacterized protein isoform X2; translated protein: MASSCDEDFSLLGDDNHHHHIIHHPYRYPTKSTPIHAPPESVLPLDGEEDRQDNNETDSAFADVNPYSDNETSKRSEREGEIDGGETPYNIYKRGRSGGGEYRKDREEWSDVAIGCLLDAYMEKFTQLSRGNLRGRDWEEVAAMVKQGKSVEQCKNKVDNLKKRYKLERHRITTGSISTSHWPWFQKMEDIVGNSLPIKVAPPAPAPADEDNGGGGGGASSASVSRQSKRYANTIASPAGQTNNMMPKSMSKTRWRRVILKISGVALAGTGPNNIDPKVMTLIAREVAMACQLGLEIAIVVGARNFFCGNTWVTATGSHRRTAYQIGMMASVMNSLLLQSALEKTGVQTRVQTAFAMQEVSEPYSRQRAIRHLEKGRVVIFGGIGAGTGNPLFSTDTAAAVQASEIHAEAVLKGTNVDGVYDCHSPDSNFIFEHISIRDLVSRGATSMDMMALTFCEENNIPGCCGLQPP